In Candidatus Binatia bacterium, the genomic stretch CTGCGCGCGGCACGAATAGACGGCATTGCGGTACTCAGGGACATACAAGCCGCAGCCGACGTCGGGCAGGCGCTTGTCTCAGTGACCATCGATTTCGCCACGGGGACCGCTGCCGCGCTTTTCGCGCATTGGCCTTACGACGCCACGTAGCATTTTCGAAGCAGAACGCCGCCCAACAATGCGTGCAGCCGACCGCGCTCTGCGCTGGACTCATGGTGGCTTGGTCATGTTCAGGTTCGGTTGTCGTTCAAGCCCTTGCGAGGCGCCGCGCGGCGGCTGACGCTCGCGTTGAGGCTGCTCCAAAAAACAGCCTCCATCCTTCCCCCGTGGCCGGAAGCCTGTCCTGAGCCCAGTCGAAGGGTGGCAACAGGGGAAGGGATCCAAGCGGGTATCGGGCTCTATTCTTCATGATCCGAGGGTGAACGAAGTTCATGACCACAGCTAAGACCTACGCTCAGCTGTTGGTGCTTGGGCATCAGCGGTCAGCTCTCAGCCCGGAACTCGCAACCTCTGCCTTTTGGCTGGGTTCTCGTGAGCTTGGCTGACGGCTGATCGCTGATAGCTACGCCGCAGTTAGAACAGCACCCAGCTGTTCGCCGACTGGATGGCTGCATCGGAGACGTGATAGAAATCTCAGCGTAGAAGAGGAGTCTTTGCAGTGATCCTTCAGGGCAAGGTGGCGCTGATTACGGGTGCCGCCAGAGGAATCGGCCGCGCCACGGCGCTGGTCCTGGCGGAAGAAGGCGCCGACGTTGGGCTGGTGGACATCCTGTCGGAGGTCGAGGAAACCGCCGCGGCCATCGTGAAGCTGGGCCGCCGCTCCGCCGCCGCCGTGTTCGACATCAGCGACGCCGCACAAATCCACCTCGGCGTCGAGACGATTCGGAAGGCATTGGGGCCGATCGATGTGCTGGTGAACAATGCCGGCATCGTCAACAACATCGCGCCGCTGGCGCGCATGAGCAGCGAGGCCTGGCAGCGGGAGCTGGCCGTGAACCTTTCGGGCGCCTTCAACATGATCCAGGAAGTCATTGGCGACATGGCAGCGAGGCAGTGGGGCCGGATCATCAACGTCTCGTCGGTGGCGGCGCTGGGAGGCCTCCACAATCAAGTGGGCTACGCAGCCAGCAAAGCGGGTTTGCTCGGTCTCACGAAGACGGTGACGCTCGAGTACGCGCGTGCCGGCATTACTTGCAATGCTATCTTGCCGGGGTTGATCGGCACCGAACTGGTCAACGCCATGCCGGCTGAAATCCGTGACGGCGCCGTGGCTGCCATCCCCTGCCGCCGCTTGGGCGGCACGACGGAAGTCGCGCATCTGATCGCGTTCCTGGTTTCCGATCGGGCCGCGTTCATCAACGGCGCGGAGATCCCCATCGACGGCGGACTGCGCCTGAACACCAGCTCGCTGGGCAGCCGCCGCGAAGTCGCCGAAAGCCGCAAGCCCGGATGACCCGTCCGCCGCACTCACCGATTCCACTCAAGCCGGTCTATCGGCCCGAAGACATCGCCGACGTCTCGTACGAGAAGTCGCTCAACGATCCGGGGACCTATCCGTACACCCGCGGACGACGCCCGCGCCAAGATGGTATCGCCTGGATTCAGCGTGAGCTGTCGGGAGAAGGCGACCCGGCGCGCACCAACGCCCAGTTCAAGTACTTGATCGGCAAGGGCGCCATGGGGCTCGACGTCATCGGCGACACACCCACAATGGCGCTCCTCGATCCGGACCATCCCGCCGCCGCGCATGCCGTTGGTACCCAAGGGGTCTCGCTCTGCCGCCTGGACGACTATCTCGCACTCTATGACGGCCTGGCGCTCGATAGCCTGACGATCTCGAACTCACTCCCGCCGACGTTTGCCATCGCCGGCCTGTATGTCGCAGCCAAGGCGCGCGGAATCGATCCGGCCCGCCTACGTGGCTCGACGGTGCAAGCGCCGTTCTACTGCGAAGATTGCGGCTACGCGAC encodes the following:
- a CDS encoding SDR family NAD(P)-dependent oxidoreductase, which produces MILQGKVALITGAARGIGRATALVLAEEGADVGLVDILSEVEETAAAIVKLGRRSAAAVFDISDAAQIHLGVETIRKALGPIDVLVNNAGIVNNIAPLARMSSEAWQRELAVNLSGAFNMIQEVIGDMAARQWGRIINVSSVAALGGLHNQVGYAASKAGLLGLTKTVTLEYARAGITCNAILPGLIGTELVNAMPAEIRDGAVAAIPCRRLGGTTEVAHLIAFLVSDRAAFINGAEIPIDGGLRLNTSSLGSRREVAESRKPG